The Novosphingobium kaempferiae genome includes a window with the following:
- a CDS encoding cation transporter, producing MRAAIRLEYWNLFWTATIVVVMGLVMGQSETMKTAWVEDTLGVVPPIMFLIAARMELTGKRSKRFPFGFERVNGLGFFVAAVALTAVGLLLLYNAATALVAAEHATVGSIVLFGHDLWLGWLMIGAQLYSLVPPMLIGRKELPLAEKLNDKLLHTDALMNKANWLTGAAGLAGIVGLGLGWWWADSVAAAIISIDVISDGVKALRSSTAELVDGSPRALSGPELSGDALALEERLRSEFPSATIRLRETGRLIRAEVHGVHPPCEPRHPRHYWPRGKERAWRLAQVSFVPPDQE from the coding sequence ATGCGCGCCGCCATCAGGCTGGAGTACTGGAACCTCTTCTGGACCGCGACGATTGTTGTCGTGATGGGGCTGGTAATGGGCCAGAGCGAAACCATGAAGACGGCCTGGGTGGAGGATACGCTGGGCGTGGTCCCCCCGATAATGTTCCTTATCGCCGCAAGGATGGAACTGACGGGCAAGCGATCGAAACGGTTTCCCTTCGGCTTCGAGCGGGTGAACGGTCTTGGCTTCTTCGTCGCCGCCGTCGCCCTTACCGCGGTCGGCCTGCTACTGCTCTATAACGCCGCCACCGCGCTGGTCGCAGCCGAGCACGCAACCGTCGGCTCGATCGTTCTTTTCGGCCATGACCTCTGGCTGGGATGGCTGATGATTGGGGCCCAGCTCTATTCCCTCGTTCCTCCGATGCTGATCGGGCGCAAAGAACTTCCGCTTGCCGAAAAGCTGAACGACAAGCTGCTGCACACCGATGCATTGATGAACAAGGCGAACTGGCTGACCGGAGCCGCCGGACTCGCTGGCATCGTCGGGCTGGGCCTTGGCTGGTGGTGGGCGGATTCGGTTGCCGCCGCCATCATCTCGATCGATGTCATCAGCGACGGGGTTAAGGCGCTGCGGTCCTCGACGGCCGAGCTTGTGGACGGTTCGCCTCGTGCGCTTTCGGGCCCGGAACTGTCGGGCGATGCGCTGGCGTTGGAAGAGCGGCTTCGTAGCGAGTTCCCTTCGGCGACCATTCGTCTGCGCGAAACCGGGCGGCTTATCCGTGCCGAAGTGCATGGCGTGCACCCTCCGTGCGAGCCCAGACATCCCCGCCACTACTGGCCAAGGGGGAAAGAGCGGGCTTGGAGGCTGGCCCAGGTGAGCTTCGTTCCGCCCGATCAGGAGTGA
- a CDS encoding 2Fe-2S iron-sulfur cluster-binding protein, translating to MPLTINGTDHDFIGDPRTTLLDYLRDECGLTGTKKGCDHGQCGACTVLVNGQRINSCLTLAVMHEDDQVTTIEGLGTASNLHPLQAAFVRHDGYQCGYCTPGQICSAKAMIDEAASGWPSFVTADLFEPVKLTTDEIRERMSGNLCRCGAYSNIVDAVTEILETKR from the coding sequence ATGCCACTGACGATCAACGGAACCGATCACGACTTCATCGGCGATCCCCGGACCACTCTGCTCGACTACCTGCGGGACGAATGCGGCCTGACCGGTACCAAGAAGGGCTGCGATCACGGTCAGTGCGGCGCATGTACTGTTCTGGTCAATGGCCAGCGCATCAACAGCTGCCTGACTCTCGCGGTCATGCACGAAGATGATCAGGTAACGACGATCGAAGGCTTGGGTACCGCGTCAAACCTTCACCCGCTGCAAGCGGCGTTTGTGCGGCACGATGGCTATCAGTGCGGTTATTGCACGCCGGGCCAAATCTGCTCTGCCAAGGCGATGATCGATGAGGCCGCAAGCGGCTGGCCGAGCTTTGTGACTGCCGATCTTTTCGAGCCCGTAAAGCTCACGACAGACGAGATACGCGAGCGCATGAGTGGTAACCTGTGTCGCTGCGGGGCCTATTCGAACATCGTCGACGCCGTCACAGAAATCCTGGAGACAAAGCGATGA
- a CDS encoding FAD binding domain-containing protein codes for MRAFTYSRAAAVAHACQQTRDGARLIAGGTNLLDLMKLEIEVPEVVVDINRLDLANIAQSGAGLRIGSLVTNSACAAHPRVRGHYPVLSRAILAGATFQLRNKATTGGNLCQRTRCYYFYNRDQACNKRDPGSGCSALEGANRIHAILGASEDCIATYPGDMAVALAALNADVEVTAPDGSVRSIPVREFHRLPGDTPDRDNVLERGDVITAVTLPAPVGGTQIYRKVRDRASYAFALVSIACVLKMDEGRIASAALAFGGLAHKPWHDSDMDELLTGKAPSDTLFEAVADLLLDGARGYGQNDFKIGMTRRVLKAVLREATGMQA; via the coding sequence ATGAGGGCTTTTACCTATAGCCGCGCCGCAGCGGTAGCGCATGCCTGCCAGCAGACGCGTGATGGTGCCCGCCTCATCGCCGGCGGGACCAATCTGCTCGACTTGATGAAGCTGGAGATCGAGGTTCCCGAGGTAGTCGTCGACATCAATCGGCTCGACCTCGCAAATATCGCGCAATCGGGTGCCGGCCTGCGCATCGGTTCGCTGGTCACCAATAGCGCCTGCGCCGCCCATCCAAGAGTTCGTGGGCATTATCCGGTGCTTTCCCGCGCGATCCTTGCCGGCGCGACTTTTCAGCTGCGCAACAAGGCCACCACCGGCGGCAATCTGTGCCAGAGAACACGGTGCTACTACTTCTACAATCGCGATCAGGCCTGCAACAAGCGCGATCCCGGCAGCGGTTGCAGTGCGCTTGAGGGCGCAAATCGCATCCACGCGATTCTCGGCGCCAGCGAGGACTGTATCGCGACCTATCCCGGTGACATGGCCGTCGCCCTGGCCGCGCTCAATGCCGATGTCGAGGTGACCGCGCCGGACGGATCGGTGCGAAGCATACCGGTGCGCGAATTCCATCGTTTGCCAGGCGACACACCGGATCGCGACAACGTGCTGGAGCGGGGCGATGTCATCACGGCAGTGACGCTTCCCGCCCCGGTCGGCGGCACACAAATCTATCGCAAGGTGCGCGACCGGGCCTCCTACGCCTTCGCGCTCGTGTCTATTGCCTGCGTGCTGAAGATGGACGAAGGACGGATCGCCAGCGCCGCCCTCGCCTTCGGCGGTTTGGCCCACAAGCCCTGGCACGATTCCGACATGGACGAACTGCTTACCGGCAAGGCACCATCCGACACGCTGTTCGAAGCCGTCGCCGATCTGCTGCTCGATGGTGCCCGCGGTTACGGCCAGAACGATTTCAAGATTGGCATGACGCGCCGGGTGCTCAAGGCGGTGCTGCGCGAAGCAACGGGGATGCAGGCATGA
- a CDS encoding xanthine dehydrogenase family protein molybdopterin-binding subunit, translating to MTRSYIMDEPDERNRLDAMAQGVIGRPLDRPEGPLKTSGTATYAAEYRMNGRIEGVLVTATIAKGEVTVFDEASVRDLPGVIAVISDDRMTARAAQGGAGKSPVRKVREVRYYGQPIALVVAETFEQARHAAKALRIEYREDAAALVDAQDDAIAFEQFEEPIIQGDLDKALNEAAHTVDVTYTTEGHNSAAMEPHASIADWDGKILTLHSSLQMLRFNRKELADALGIDPEQVRLVSPYVGGGFGSKLGISPEGVAAAVAAIRLKRPVRVVMLRQQVFQCVMRRSETRQRVRLAADTQGRLNGFGHEAWVTNLPGEEFAEPVLQASEFLYAGENRVLDLQLGRIHRVTAGSVRAPGEAVGMQVLEAAMDELAEAIGIDPVELRLRNIPEKHPSEGTPYSSRKLEECLRRGAERFGWDASPRKPCLRREGEWWVGTGMATAARVHNLNEAHARVTLRSDGTAEVASDMTDIGTGTYAILGQIAGEMLGLDPAVVTVRLGDTRFPPGSGSGGSWGACSTGSAVLEACEGVRAALAAKLGCEEAALKLKDGHAFSGADKVALSDLLGGVDVVQLGHFKPGKITEAFSAAMYGALFAEVGVNAYSGEVRLRRFTGAFSLGRVLNAKTATSQCMGGMVWGIGSALTEGLTFDPRDGHIVNPDFAEYHIPVNLDVPHLDVLLVEERDPAGSPLQAKGVGELGICGAAGAIANAVYNASGVRVRSFPITPDKVLVGLPEI from the coding sequence ATGACGCGCTCCTACATCATGGATGAACCCGACGAGCGCAATCGCCTCGACGCCATGGCACAAGGGGTTATCGGCCGCCCCCTTGACCGGCCCGAAGGTCCGCTCAAGACGTCGGGCACGGCCACATACGCTGCGGAATACCGTATGAACGGCCGCATCGAGGGCGTTCTGGTCACTGCGACCATTGCCAAGGGAGAAGTAACTGTCTTCGATGAGGCATCTGTGCGTGATTTGCCGGGCGTGATCGCGGTCATCAGCGACGATCGCATGACTGCCCGGGCAGCCCAGGGCGGCGCAGGCAAGTCCCCGGTGCGCAAGGTGCGGGAGGTCCGGTACTACGGCCAGCCAATCGCGCTGGTGGTCGCCGAGACATTCGAGCAAGCCCGCCACGCCGCCAAGGCGCTGCGGATCGAATATCGCGAAGATGCCGCTGCTCTGGTGGACGCGCAGGATGACGCGATTGCCTTCGAGCAGTTCGAGGAGCCCATCATCCAGGGCGACCTCGACAAAGCCCTCAACGAAGCTGCGCATACTGTCGATGTGACATACACGACGGAAGGCCACAACAGCGCCGCGATGGAACCACACGCCAGTATCGCCGATTGGGATGGCAAGATACTCACGCTCCATTCCAGCTTGCAGATGCTGCGCTTCAATCGCAAGGAACTGGCCGACGCCCTGGGCATCGATCCGGAACAGGTCCGGCTCGTTTCGCCATACGTCGGCGGCGGTTTTGGCTCAAAGCTTGGCATCAGCCCGGAGGGTGTCGCCGCAGCGGTGGCGGCGATCCGACTGAAGCGACCTGTCCGTGTTGTCATGCTGCGCCAACAGGTTTTCCAATGCGTGATGCGCCGCTCCGAAACACGGCAGCGCGTGCGCCTTGCCGCTGATACGCAAGGCCGACTGAATGGTTTTGGGCACGAGGCCTGGGTTACCAACCTGCCGGGCGAGGAGTTCGCTGAGCCGGTGTTGCAGGCGAGCGAATTCCTCTACGCTGGCGAGAACCGGGTGCTTGATTTGCAACTCGGTCGCATCCACCGCGTGACGGCAGGGTCCGTGCGCGCGCCTGGTGAAGCGGTCGGCATGCAGGTGCTGGAAGCGGCGATGGATGAGCTGGCGGAGGCGATCGGGATCGATCCCGTTGAACTCAGACTGCGCAACATTCCCGAGAAGCATCCCAGCGAGGGAACTCCCTATAGCTCTCGCAAACTGGAGGAATGCCTGCGCCGCGGCGCAGAGCGCTTCGGATGGGACGCGAGCCCCCGTAAACCATGCCTTCGGCGCGAGGGCGAATGGTGGGTCGGCACCGGCATGGCCACGGCAGCGCGCGTGCATAATCTCAACGAAGCCCATGCCCGCGTCACCCTGCGGTCAGATGGGACCGCCGAAGTCGCCAGCGACATGACCGACATCGGCACCGGCACTTATGCGATTCTTGGCCAGATTGCCGGCGAAATGCTCGGGCTCGATCCTGCTGTTGTCACGGTGCGGCTTGGTGATACCCGCTTTCCGCCAGGCTCCGGCTCCGGGGGGAGTTGGGGGGCGTGCTCCACCGGTTCGGCAGTCCTCGAGGCCTGCGAAGGCGTTCGCGCTGCGCTGGCAGCGAAGCTGGGCTGCGAGGAGGCAGCCCTCAAACTGAAGGATGGGCATGCTTTCTCAGGGGCCGACAAGGTCGCTCTTTCTGATCTGCTGGGGGGCGTAGATGTGGTCCAGCTCGGCCATTTCAAACCCGGCAAGATTACCGAAGCGTTCTCCGCTGCCATGTATGGCGCGCTTTTTGCCGAAGTCGGGGTGAATGCTTATTCGGGAGAGGTGCGGCTGCGCCGTTTTACGGGAGCGTTCTCCCTCGGCCGGGTGCTCAATGCGAAGACTGCCACGTCGCAGTGCATGGGCGGCATGGTTTGGGGTATCGGCAGTGCCTTGACCGAAGGGCTGACCTTCGATCCTCGAGATGGACACATCGTCAATCCAGATTTCGCCGAGTACCACATTCCGGTGAACCTCGACGTCCCGCACCTCGACGTGCTTCTGGTCGAAGAGCGTGATCCCGCTGGCAGCCCGCTGCAAGCAAAGGGCGTCGGCGAGCTCGGCATCTGCGGCGCCGCCGGTGCCATTGCGAACGCCGTCTACAACGCGAGCGGCGTACGGGTCCGCAGCTTTCCGATCACGCCGGACAAGGTGCTGGTCGGTTTACCGGAAATCTAA
- a CDS encoding cysteine hydrolase family protein yields the protein MTASSTVRPTAPFHDSGDDRIALVILDMINCFDFEGADLLAPRAQQAANAIRFLRDQADAAQCPVIYVNDNFGEWHSEASKLVQQAIDANSPTARLLKPRGEDYFIIKPQYSGFYSTNLGVLLPKLGVRRLMLTGIAADMCVLFTAADAAMRDYALWVPSDAIAADTQEKHDAALSIMERATKAEVRSTTDLTLAEWDRTSHGGQRAD from the coding sequence ATGACGGCCAGCTCGACAGTTCGCCCCACCGCGCCCTTCCACGACAGCGGCGATGACAGAATTGCCTTGGTCATTCTTGATATGATCAACTGCTTCGATTTCGAGGGCGCCGATTTGCTCGCACCCCGCGCCCAGCAGGCGGCAAACGCCATTCGCTTCTTGCGCGATCAGGCCGACGCGGCGCAGTGTCCCGTCATCTACGTCAATGACAATTTCGGGGAGTGGCATTCGGAAGCCTCAAAGCTCGTTCAGCAGGCCATCGACGCAAACAGCCCGACCGCCAGACTTTTGAAGCCGCGTGGTGAAGATTATTTCATTATCAAGCCGCAATACTCGGGCTTCTACTCGACAAATCTCGGCGTGCTTCTGCCAAAGTTAGGCGTAAGGCGATTGATGCTGACCGGCATTGCCGCCGACATGTGCGTGCTGTTCACTGCCGCCGATGCGGCCATGCGTGACTATGCTCTGTGGGTGCCGTCCGACGCCATCGCCGCTGACACTCAAGAAAAGCATGATGCTGCGCTCAGCATAATGGAACGCGCTACCAAGGCCGAGGTCCGGTCTACAACCGACCTCACGCTTGCCGAGTGGGACCGCACCTCGCACGGGGGACAACGAGCCGATTGA